In Cicer arietinum cultivar CDC Frontier isolate Library 1 chromosome 1, Cicar.CDCFrontier_v2.0, whole genome shotgun sequence, one DNA window encodes the following:
- the LOC101492701 gene encoding uncharacterized protein, which translates to MASLTPGVLSKLLKNSGNRVTSEHRQPLLQVTEIVPRLSEDTWQPNTGYFLKLSDSLHSAYVTVSDSDAELIRSDKLQLGQFVYVTRFDSDDSSSPVPLVRGLNPLPKRRPCVGNPIDLVSSDCLKVVVTPSKPNNIAMKKKRKKKGLVLGSHSNVNMDNNVVVEMRRLSLDSSRRVWDHSPLVSKTKPSSPSSSSRFNFNKSTSTSPNVIDKKISLKTDTHSPLKSPTSVVSPLKNKNENLCPKTTGTPPRKNATTKSQCVGNGTVPSQLVKVPLNFKTWYDKSGSWEDLSQPICNLGKQVVTHRNVAFLAAIRSLEEASAADTVLQCMCSFAELCQSSQTVSAGLLVKQFMELHMSLQRVTVVFDSLLATPPETKPSSHTTIQCLTEDAFKIPTRKNATFWVQAALDTNLSKFNLYKSHEKTEALNGERSHYVVIEKSHEEMNTEDSTAQNKQSRVTQANPLQNLTGKKLSSSKRNLMVAKNKDTEKRDQLKESELKAAASLAGKLLVASREWFLKYLEESLGNKFGLKNEGRSEVACLLGQLRKVNHWLDNMDDGGDKADHRIENLRKSLYRFLLEHVNSAVTSS; encoded by the exons ATGGCGTCTCTGACCCCTGGCGTGCTATCAAAGCTTCTAAAAAACTCAGGTAACCGAGTTACAAGTGAGCACCGTCAACCTCTCCTTCAAGTAACAGAAATCGTTCCGCGTCTTTCGGAGGACACGTGGCAGCCAAACACTGGCTACTTTCTCAAACTATCCGACTCTCTCCATTCCGCTTACGTCACCGTCTCTGATTCCGACGCCGAGTTGATCCGTTCCGACAAACTCCAACTCGGTCAGTTCGTTTACGTAACTCGCTTTGACTCCGACGATTCCTCTTCTCCTGTTCCACTCGTTCGTGGTTTGAACCCTCTTCCTAAAAGAAGACCTTGCGTTGGTAACCCTATTGATTTGGTTTCTAGTGATTGTTTGAAGGTTGTTGTTACTCCTTCGAAACCAAACAACATTGcgatgaagaagaagaggaagaagaaaggtTTAGTGTTAGGGTCACACTCTAATGTGAATATGGACAACAATGTGGTTGTTGAAATGAGGAGGTTGAGTTTGGATTCTTCTAGAAGGGTTTGGGATCATAGTCCTCTTGTTTCTAAAACTAAACCTTCTTCTCCAAGTTCCAGTTCCAgattcaattttaataaatctACCTCCACTTCACCTAAT GTGATAGACAAGAAGATTTCTCTGAAAACTGATACTCATTCTCCACTGAAGTCACCAACTTCAGTTGTGTCACCATTGAAGAACAAAAATGAGAACTTGTGTCCCAAAACAACAGGAACACCCCCAAGGAAAAATGCTACTACTAAGTCACAGTGTGTTGGCAATGGCACTGTTCCAAGCCAACTTGTGAAGGTGCCCTTGAATTTCAAAACATGGTATGACAAGTCTGGATCTTGGGAAGATCTTTCACAACCCATTTGTAATCTTGGAAAG CAAGTTGTAACTCATAGGAATGTTGCTTTTTTGGCTGCTATTAGATCTCTTGAAGAAGCATCTGCTGCAGATACTGTGCTTCAATGCATGtg CTCGTTTGCCGAACTCTGCCAGTCTAGTCAGACAGTTTCTGCTGGTTTGCTTGTGAAGCAGTTCATGGAGCTTCATATGAGTCTGCAGAGAGTAACAGTGGTCTTTGATTCCTTACTTGCCACACCTCCTGAAACAAAGCCAAGCAGCCACACTACTATACAGTGTCTAACGGAAGACGCATTTAAAATCCCGACTCGAAAGAATGCTACATTTTGGGTACAAGCTGCCTTAGATACCAATCTTTCTAAATTCAATCTATACAAATCACATGAAAAAACTGAGGCTTTGAATGGTGAGAGATCTCATTATGTTGTCATTGAGAAATCTCACGAGGAAATGAATACCGAGGACTCCACTGCTCAAAACAAGCAAAGTCGTGTAACTCAAGCAAATCCCTTACAAAACTTGACCGGTAAAAAACTTTCTTCTTCGAAGCGGAATCTTATGGTAGCCAAGAACAAGGATACAGAGAAGCGGGATCAATTGAAAGAAAGTGAATTAAAAGCGGCTGCGAGTTTGGCAGGGAAACTGCTCGTGGCTTCTCGTGAATGGTTCCTAAAGTACTTGGAGGAGTCATTAGGTAATAAATTTGGGTTGAAAAATGAAGGGCGCAGTGAAGTTGCATGTCTTCTTGGACAGCTTAGAAAGGTGAATCATTGGTTAGATAATATGGACGACGGAGGTGATAAGGCTGATCATAGGATAGAGAACTTGAGGAAAAGCTTGTACCGGTTTCTACTTGAGCATGTTAATTCTGCAGTTACTTCTAGTTAG
- the LOC101493036 gene encoding protein SOSEKI 1 isoform X2 — translation MESKGGEVRRLHIIYFLSHMGGHAEHPHLIRVLHLARNGVFLRDIKRWLGELRGKDLPESFAWSYKRRYKSGYVWQDLMDDDLITPISDNEYVLKGSQIHTTPFEKKSCQVQVEEDKQKNQKQKPSLSEEESQIQQEKNDSEKNKLNQVSSEISQDSLVFSSDRSSVTDDETSKVEEEKLLIKEGNNEKSNEKFEAFSFPSLYHNLMSKKGKKDGHNKIDTPPDSSFSTPSSSSSQSSFSKIRSNSTRVTSVFRNLISCGTVETNDASLILRNTAHKIVPKEPNNMLAKGGEICKEDKLGGSARCFGTPWNYHDQNEHYGSARKSCDAEEPNRSRKKLSELLNQTPCKPFGGPVCSQCGKSFKPEKMHKHMKSCKGIKGMGTSGATTIAEESSKLQRSTSSCRDYLLQN, via the exons atgGAATCAAAAGGTGGAGAAGTTAGAAGGCTTCACATAATTTACTTCCTTAGTCACATGGGTGGTCATGCTGAGCATCCTCATCTCATTCGTGTTCTTCATCTAGCTCGAAATGGTGTTTTTCTTAGAG ATATTAAGAGATGGCTTGGTGAATTGAGAGGAAAAGATTTGCCTGAATCCTTTGCTTGGTCCTACAAGAG GAGGTACAAGAGTGGATATGTGTGGCAGGACTTAATGGATGACGACCTCATAACCCCAATTTCTGATAATGAATACGTCCTCAAAGGATCACAAATCCATACTACCCCTTTTG AGAAGAAATCTTGTCAAGTACAAGTTGAAGAGGACAAACAAAAGAACCAAAAGCAGAAGCCATCTCTATCAGAAGAAGAATCTCAAATTCAGcaagaaaaaaatgattcagAAAAGAATAAACTAAATCAAGTGTCCTCAGAAATCAGCCAGGATTCATTGGTTTTCAGTTCAGACAGATCATCAGTGACAGATGATGAAACTTCTAAAGTTGAAGAAGAGAAGCTTTTAATCAAAGAGGGTAACAATGAAAAGAGCAATGAGAAGTTTGAGGCTTTTTCATTTCCTTCTTTGTATCACAATTTGATGAGTAAAAAGGGTAAAAAAGATGGACACAACAAAATTGATACACCTCCTGATTCGTCTTTTTCGactccttcatcatcttcttctcaATCCTCTTTCAGTAAGATTAGAAGCAATTCTACTAGAGTTACTAGTGTGTTCCGCAACTTGATTAGTTGCGGAACTGTGGAAACAAATGACGCTTCTTTGATCCTAAGGAACACTGCTCACAAAATTGTCCCTAAAGAGCCTAACAATATGCTTGCAAAAGGGGGTGAGATTTGTAAAGAAGACAAATTGGGAGGATCAGCCAGGTGTTTTGGGACTCCTTGGAATTATCATGACCAAAATGAACATTATGGATCAGCCAG aAAAAGCTGTGATGCAGAGGAACCAAACAGGAGCAGAAAAAAGCTAAGCGAGTTATTGAATCAAACTCCTTGTAAACCATTTGGAGGACCAGTTTGCTC GCAATGTGGGAAATCATTCAAGCCTGAGAAAATGCACAAACACATGAAGTCTTGTAAAGGAATCAAAGGAATGGGAACATCAGGTGCAACAACTATTGCTGAGGAATCATCAAAGCTTCAGAGATCAACTTCATCTTGTAGAGATTACCTTTTGCAAAATTAA
- the LOC101493036 gene encoding protein SOSEKI 1 isoform X1 — protein MESKGGEVRRLHIIYFLSHMGGHAEHPHLIRVLHLARNGVFLRDIKRWLGELRGKDLPESFAWSYKRRYKSGYVWQDLMDDDLITPISDNEYVLKGSQIHTTPFETHSINEKKADTDVLTEKKSCQVQVEEDKQKNQKQKPSLSEEESQIQQEKNDSEKNKLNQVSSEISQDSLVFSSDRSSVTDDETSKVEEEKLLIKEGNNEKSNEKFEAFSFPSLYHNLMSKKGKKDGHNKIDTPPDSSFSTPSSSSSQSSFSKIRSNSTRVTSVFRNLISCGTVETNDASLILRNTAHKIVPKEPNNMLAKGGEICKEDKLGGSARCFGTPWNYHDQNEHYGSARKSCDAEEPNRSRKKLSELLNQTPCKPFGGPVCSQCGKSFKPEKMHKHMKSCKGIKGMGTSGATTIAEESSKLQRSTSSCRDYLLQN, from the exons atgGAATCAAAAGGTGGAGAAGTTAGAAGGCTTCACATAATTTACTTCCTTAGTCACATGGGTGGTCATGCTGAGCATCCTCATCTCATTCGTGTTCTTCATCTAGCTCGAAATGGTGTTTTTCTTAGAG ATATTAAGAGATGGCTTGGTGAATTGAGAGGAAAAGATTTGCCTGAATCCTTTGCTTGGTCCTACAAGAG GAGGTACAAGAGTGGATATGTGTGGCAGGACTTAATGGATGACGACCTCATAACCCCAATTTCTGATAATGAATACGTCCTCAAAGGATCACAAATCCATACTACCCCTTTTG AAACTCATTCAATTAATGAAAAGAAAGCTGATACTGATGTACTGACAGAGAAGAAATCTTGTCAAGTACAAGTTGAAGAGGACAAACAAAAGAACCAAAAGCAGAAGCCATCTCTATCAGAAGAAGAATCTCAAATTCAGcaagaaaaaaatgattcagAAAAGAATAAACTAAATCAAGTGTCCTCAGAAATCAGCCAGGATTCATTGGTTTTCAGTTCAGACAGATCATCAGTGACAGATGATGAAACTTCTAAAGTTGAAGAAGAGAAGCTTTTAATCAAAGAGGGTAACAATGAAAAGAGCAATGAGAAGTTTGAGGCTTTTTCATTTCCTTCTTTGTATCACAATTTGATGAGTAAAAAGGGTAAAAAAGATGGACACAACAAAATTGATACACCTCCTGATTCGTCTTTTTCGactccttcatcatcttcttctcaATCCTCTTTCAGTAAGATTAGAAGCAATTCTACTAGAGTTACTAGTGTGTTCCGCAACTTGATTAGTTGCGGAACTGTGGAAACAAATGACGCTTCTTTGATCCTAAGGAACACTGCTCACAAAATTGTCCCTAAAGAGCCTAACAATATGCTTGCAAAAGGGGGTGAGATTTGTAAAGAAGACAAATTGGGAGGATCAGCCAGGTGTTTTGGGACTCCTTGGAATTATCATGACCAAAATGAACATTATGGATCAGCCAG aAAAAGCTGTGATGCAGAGGAACCAAACAGGAGCAGAAAAAAGCTAAGCGAGTTATTGAATCAAACTCCTTGTAAACCATTTGGAGGACCAGTTTGCTC GCAATGTGGGAAATCATTCAAGCCTGAGAAAATGCACAAACACATGAAGTCTTGTAAAGGAATCAAAGGAATGGGAACATCAGGTGCAACAACTATTGCTGAGGAATCATCAAAGCTTCAGAGATCAACTTCATCTTGTAGAGATTACCTTTTGCAAAATTAA